One part of the Ktedonobacterales bacterium genome encodes these proteins:
- a CDS encoding heavy metal translocating P-type ATPase produces MTQTNTDKAAPGYRQAGEQDAQTAEVTLLLEGMTCASCAARIERNLKKAPGVEMAAVNLATERGVVTYHPQQVDVAGLIGAVERAGYGARELPPESVPGENRESDADTLQRRQDLRHKRSILILGVALTLPLMVMMIFFMQPVTMGGLTTLMPLYAWEPYVLLLVSLVVWSVVGWTFHRSAINALRHGAVNMDVLVSMGSTVAIAASTAATFVPSLQGNMYYDIPAMIVTLIFLGKYLETRAKGRASEAIKKLLGLQPHTAHALRGGQIIDLPIERVAVGDTLEVRPGERVPLDGRVLEGVSAIDESLLTGESLPVDKQAGDALMGATVNTTGLLRMRVEKIGGDTMLAQIVRLVEQAQGSKAPIQRLADQVSSIFVPAVLVIAALSFIGWYLATLWWGTPANALTIALIVGVAVLVVACPCAMGLATPVALMVGSGRGAELGILIKNGESLQRVSQINTILLDKTGTITRGRPEVTDIVAVKEQAILRLAALAEQGSEHPLGQAIVQAARERNLDMSAPVTDTRAIPGKGLQATVAGERVLIGTAALLREQGIAINALEAQIAELEAQGKTVMLVACEGAAIGAIAVADTIKPTSARAIEQLKRLGLEVWMLTGDNRRTAEAMARQVGIEPERVLAQVLPADKARQVEMLQKSGRVVAMVGDGINDAPALTQADAGIALGTGTDIAIEAADIALVKGNLEQVATAILLSKRMMRIIKQNLAWAFGYNIVLIPLAILSPLLAILTIYAPVLAAGAMAFSSITVVLNALRLRRFSR; encoded by the coding sequence ATGACACAAACGAACACTGACAAAGCCGCGCCTGGCTACAGACAAGCAGGCGAGCAAGATGCTCAGACGGCAGAGGTCACGCTGCTGCTGGAGGGCATGACCTGCGCCTCCTGCGCGGCGCGCATCGAGCGCAATCTGAAAAAAGCGCCAGGGGTCGAGATGGCAGCCGTCAATCTGGCAACCGAACGCGGCGTCGTCACCTATCACCCGCAGCAGGTGGATGTTGCCGGGCTGATCGGCGCGGTGGAGAGAGCGGGCTATGGCGCGCGCGAATTGCCGCCGGAGTCAGTACCCGGAGAGAACAGGGAGAGCGATGCCGATACGCTCCAGCGTCGCCAAGACCTGCGCCACAAGCGGAGCATCTTGATCCTGGGCGTCGCGCTGACGCTGCCCTTGATGGTCATGATGATCTTTTTCATGCAGCCTGTCACTATGGGCGGCCTGACCACGCTGATGCCGCTGTATGCCTGGGAACCCTATGTGCTGCTGCTCGTGTCGCTGGTGGTCTGGAGCGTGGTCGGCTGGACCTTCCACCGCAGCGCCATCAACGCCCTGCGGCATGGCGCAGTGAACATGGATGTGCTGGTCTCGATGGGTTCAACCGTCGCCATCGCCGCCAGCACTGCCGCGACCTTTGTACCCTCGCTGCAAGGCAATATGTACTATGACATACCAGCCATGATCGTCACGCTGATCTTTCTTGGCAAGTATTTGGAAACGCGCGCCAAAGGCCGCGCCAGCGAAGCGATCAAGAAGCTGCTGGGGCTTCAGCCGCATACGGCCCACGCGCTGCGCGGCGGCCAGATCATTGATCTGCCCATCGAGCGCGTGGCTGTCGGAGATACGTTGGAGGTACGCCCCGGCGAGCGCGTGCCGTTGGATGGGCGCGTCCTGGAAGGCGTGTCAGCGATTGATGAGTCGCTGCTGACAGGAGAAAGCCTGCCGGTTGATAAGCAGGCTGGCGACGCGCTGATGGGCGCGACGGTGAATACCACCGGCTTGCTGCGCATGCGCGTCGAGAAGATCGGCGGCGATACCATGCTGGCTCAGATTGTCCGGTTGGTGGAGCAGGCCCAGGGCAGCAAAGCCCCGATTCAGCGCCTGGCCGATCAGGTTTCCAGCATCTTTGTTCCGGCGGTCCTGGTGATCGCCGCGCTCAGCTTCATCGGCTGGTATCTGGCAACGCTCTGGTGGGGTACGCCCGCCAACGCGCTGACCATCGCCTTGATCGTTGGCGTCGCTGTGCTGGTCGTGGCCTGTCCTTGCGCTATGGGGCTGGCAACGCCGGTGGCCCTGATGGTCGGCTCCGGGCGCGGCGCGGAACTGGGCATTCTCATCAAAAATGGCGAAAGCCTGCAACGGGTCAGCCAGATCAATACGATCCTGCTGGACAAGACCGGCACGATCACCAGAGGCAGGCCCGAAGTGACCGACATCGTGGCGGTTAAAGAGCAGGCTATCCTGCGCCTGGCCGCGCTGGCCGAGCAGGGTTCCGAGCATCCGCTGGGCCAGGCCATCGTCCAGGCGGCCCGCGAGCGCAACCTGGACATGAGCGCGCCCGTCACGGATACGCGGGCCATCCCAGGCAAGGGCTTGCAGGCCACCGTCGCGGGAGAACGTGTCTTGATTGGGACGGCGGCGCTGCTGCGCGAGCAGGGAATTGCTATCAATGCCCTGGAGGCGCAAATCGCCGAACTGGAGGCGCAGGGCAAGACGGTAATGCTGGTGGCATGCGAAGGCGCAGCCATCGGCGCTATCGCCGTTGCCGATACGATCAAGCCGACCTCGGCGCGAGCCATTGAGCAGTTGAAGCGCCTGGGGCTGGAAGTCTGGATGCTTACAGGCGATAACCGCCGCACCGCCGAAGCGATGGCGCGCCAGGTGGGTATCGAGCCAGAGCGGGTGCTGGCGCAGGTACTGCCCGCCGACAAGGCGCGGCAGGTGGAGATGCTGCAAAAGAGCGGCAGGGTGGTAGCGATGGTTGGCGACGGCATCAACGACGCCCCGGCGCTGACCCAGGCCGACGCGGGTATCGCCCTGGGCACGGGGACCGACATCGCTATCGAAGCCGCCGACATCGCGCTGGTCAAAGGCAACCTGGAACAGGTGGCAACCGCTATCTTGCTCAGCAAGCGAATGATGCGCATCATCAAGCAGAATCTCGCCTGGGCGTTTGGTTACAACATCGTGTTGATACCGCTGGCGATCCTTTCGCCTCTGCTGGCAATTCTGACGATCTATGCGCCCGTCCTGGCGGCAGGGGCGATGGCGTTCAGTTCTATAACCGTTGTCTTGAACGCGCTGCGGCTGCGGCGCTTTAGCAGATAG
- a CDS encoding metal-sensitive transcriptional regulator, giving the protein MMDERRADALKRLSYIEGHLGGIRKMIEDDKYCVDILRQTYAVRKAIEKLEALILEGHLHTCVPDGIKGDREEQVIEELVQLYNLAGNR; this is encoded by the coding sequence ATGATGGATGAGCGGCGCGCGGATGCGCTGAAACGCCTCTCTTATATTGAGGGGCATCTAGGCGGCATTCGCAAGATGATTGAAGACGACAAGTATTGCGTTGATATTTTGCGCCAGACGTATGCGGTACGCAAAGCGATTGAAAAGCTGGAGGCGTTGATTCTGGAGGGCCACCTGCATACCTGTGTGCCAGATGGCATCAAGGGCGACCGCGAAGAACAGGTTATTGAGGAACTGGTGCAGCTCTATAACCTGGCAGGAAATCGGTAA
- a CDS encoding SDR family oxidoreductase, whose product MQPTERLVALVTGGSRGIGAATAAALAARGYDVVITYRNKAARASKVAAEIIQRGTQAIAVRGDITQQQDIDQLFAAIQAWRGRLDLLVLNASGGLERDLLAADPNYPMRINRDAQLALLEGALPLMPRSSVVVFVTSHWAHRYGQIEQLPNYAPIAETKYAGEQALRAQQERLAQRGIRLIVVTGDLIEGTITPKLLERKAPGLADQRRGQIGALPTASDMGEAIAAAATDPTLPSGHTVIVGGTLESTPD is encoded by the coding sequence ATGCAACCAACAGAGCGTCTGGTGGCGCTTGTCACCGGCGGCTCGCGCGGCATTGGCGCAGCTACCGCCGCTGCGCTGGCCGCGCGCGGGTATGATGTCGTTATCACGTATCGCAACAAAGCGGCGCGCGCCAGCAAAGTGGCGGCTGAGATCATCCAGCGCGGCACACAGGCCATCGCGGTGCGCGGCGACATCACCCAACAGCAGGACATAGACCAGCTTTTTGCCGCAATACAAGCGTGGCGTGGCCGCCTGGACCTGCTGGTCCTCAACGCTTCGGGCGGGCTGGAGCGCGATCTGCTGGCCGCCGACCCGAACTACCCTATGCGCATCAACCGCGACGCGCAACTGGCGCTTTTAGAGGGCGCGCTGCCGCTGATGCCTCGATCCAGCGTCGTCGTTTTTGTGACCAGCCACTGGGCGCACCGCTACGGTCAGATAGAGCAACTCCCCAACTACGCCCCTATCGCTGAAACGAAATATGCGGGCGAGCAGGCGCTGCGCGCGCAGCAGGAACGGCTCGCACAGCGCGGCATCCGCCTGATCGTCGTCACTGGCGATCTGATCGAAGGCACGATCACCCCTAAACTGCTGGAGCGCAAAGCGCCAGGGCTTGCCGACCAGCGACGCGGGCAGATCGGCGCGCTCCCCACTGCAAGCGACATGGGCGAAGCGATTGCCGCTGCTGCAACCGACCCCACGTTGCCCAGCGGCCATACCGTTATCGTGGGAGGAACGCTCGAATCCACTCCTGACTGA
- the ggt gene encoding gamma-glutamyltransferase: protein MSAYPIVPTYATHGMVATPHYLATQAGVRMLLKGGNAVDAAVAANLALAVVYHRWCSVGGDLFALYWDAHAQELRALNASGRAPQAMTPAAFAARGLNAVPRYGLRSVTVPGAVDGWHELISRHGKLDWSEVFQPAIEYAEEGFPISAKFTQAIESNHALLDQFPTTDAIFRPGGGIPQAGERFRQLNLARSLRGIAEGGRDVFYTGEVGRAIAAFCQSNDGFLAETDLAAHRSNWVAPISADYRGYRIYEFPPNSQGLAALEMLNILDGFDLAALGHQTPEYLHLLVEAKKLAFADRDRYISDPDFVDIPLDRLLSQDYAARQRARINTAQAAIQAQPGAGLEGDTIYLCAVDGEGNAVSLIQSLFFGFGSGVVAGDTGILLQNRGSYFSLDPTHANYLQPGKRTMHTLTPAMAFKNDQPVIVFGTMGGDAQPQIHVQMLSNMLDFGMNPQAAISAPRWRSGFYTGEEGGGAETMAVEDRVAPETLAALAAKGHRIAVEESWSSSMGHAQAIVIDREHGTLAGGADPRADGLALGW from the coding sequence ATGAGCGCATATCCCATCGTTCCCACCTACGCCACGCATGGCATGGTCGCTACCCCACACTATCTCGCCACACAGGCGGGCGTGCGCATGCTGCTGAAAGGCGGCAACGCCGTTGATGCCGCTGTCGCCGCTAATCTGGCTCTGGCTGTCGTCTATCACCGCTGGTGTTCGGTGGGTGGCGACCTCTTTGCGCTCTATTGGGACGCTCACGCCCAGGAACTGCGGGCGCTCAACGCCAGCGGGCGCGCCCCCCAGGCCATGACGCCTGCTGCCTTTGCCGCGCGCGGCCTGAACGCTGTGCCGCGCTACGGGCTGCGATCCGTCACTGTGCCAGGCGCGGTTGATGGCTGGCACGAACTGATCTCCCGTCACGGCAAACTGGACTGGTCCGAAGTTTTCCAGCCCGCCATCGAATACGCCGAAGAGGGCTTTCCGATCAGCGCCAAATTTACGCAAGCCATCGAATCAAACCACGCCCTGCTCGATCAATTCCCGACAACGGACGCTATCTTCAGGCCCGGCGGGGGCATCCCCCAGGCGGGCGAACGCTTTCGCCAGCTCAATCTGGCGCGCTCGCTGCGGGGCATTGCTGAGGGCGGGCGCGATGTCTTCTATACCGGCGAGGTAGGCCGGGCCATCGCCGCTTTCTGCCAGAGCAACGATGGTTTCCTGGCTGAGACAGACCTGGCCGCGCATCGCTCCAACTGGGTCGCGCCGATCAGCGCCGACTATCGCGGCTACCGTATTTATGAGTTTCCGCCGAACAGCCAGGGGCTTGCCGCGCTGGAGATGCTTAACATTCTGGATGGCTTCGACCTGGCCGCGCTGGGACACCAGACGCCGGAATATCTGCACCTGCTGGTCGAAGCCAAAAAGCTCGCCTTTGCCGACCGTGACCGCTACATCAGCGATCCCGACTTTGTGGATATTCCGCTGGACCGCCTGCTTTCTCAGGACTACGCGGCGCGCCAGCGAGCGCGCATTAACACAGCACAGGCAGCAATTCAGGCGCAGCCAGGGGCCGGGCTAGAGGGCGACACGATTTATCTATGCGCCGTTGATGGCGAGGGCAATGCCGTCTCGCTCATCCAGAGCCTCTTCTTTGGCTTCGGCTCCGGCGTGGTCGCGGGCGACACCGGCATTCTTTTGCAGAATCGTGGCTCCTATTTCTCGCTCGATCCCACGCACGCCAATTATCTCCAGCCAGGCAAACGCACCATGCACACGCTGACGCCCGCGATGGCCTTCAAGAACGATCAGCCGGTCATCGTCTTTGGCACGATGGGCGGCGACGCGCAGCCGCAGATTCACGTACAGATGCTTTCCAACATGCTCGATTTCGGCATGAACCCGCAGGCGGCCATCAGCGCGCCGCGCTGGCGCAGCGGCTTCTATACCGGCGAAGAAGGCGGCGGCGCTGAAACGATGGCTGTTGAAGATCGCGTCGCGCCGGAGACGCTGGCCGCGCTGGCGGCCAAAGGCCATCGCATCGCGGTAGAAGAAAGCTGGTCCTCGTCAATGGGCCACGCACAGGCCATTGTCATTGATCGGGAGCATGGCACGCTGGCGGGCGGAGCCGACCCACGCGCCGATGGCCTGGCTCTCGGCTGGTAG
- a CDS encoding class I SAM-dependent methyltransferase: MASSNSSPAPSPENQSLAFDRAAPLYDATRGYPPDVEEQIGAAIIKAANAQPETRFLEVGVGTGRIALPIARQGYDYTGVDISEPMLDRLRAKVAELQQAAASSAVAPIQLQLAVADMTALPFPAGSFDVVVAVHVFHLVSAWRQAVEEALRVLRPGGVFLHCWDERLAPGGEELQEHWVEIVRELGSEVGILGAERRVLVTDYLRERGLSVEVLRTVIWETRESPRDTFGYIAQRIWSRTWLVPDEVFAASIERLESWATNRYGARYTTPRPMSHQFIISRARR, encoded by the coding sequence ATGGCATCGTCTAATTCTTCACCCGCGCCTTCGCCTGAAAACCAATCGCTGGCCTTTGACCGCGCCGCGCCGCTGTATGACGCCACGCGCGGCTATCCGCCTGATGTAGAAGAGCAGATCGGCGCGGCGATCATCAAGGCGGCCAACGCCCAGCCAGAAACACGCTTTCTGGAGGTGGGTGTCGGCACCGGGCGCATCGCCCTGCCCATCGCGCGCCAGGGCTATGACTATACCGGCGTTGATATTTCGGAGCCGATGCTTGATCGGCTGCGCGCCAAGGTAGCGGAACTTCAGCAGGCAGCCGCTAGCTCGGCAGTGGCGCCTATTCAGCTTCAGCTTGCTGTGGCCGATATGACCGCGCTGCCGTTTCCCGCTGGCTCGTTTGATGTGGTGGTTGCGGTGCATGTCTTCCATCTGGTCAGCGCCTGGCGACAGGCGGTTGAGGAGGCGCTGCGCGTTTTGCGCCCTGGTGGTGTGTTTCTGCATTGCTGGGATGAACGGCTCGCGCCTGGAGGGGAAGAACTGCAAGAGCACTGGGTCGAGATCGTGCGTGAACTGGGCAGCGAAGTTGGCATTCTTGGCGCTGAGCGTCGCGTGCTGGTCACTGATTATCTGCGCGAGCGTGGCCTCTCCGTTGAGGTCTTGCGCACCGTGATCTGGGAAACGCGGGAAAGCCCACGCGATACGTTTGGGTATATCGCGCAGCGTATCTGGTCGCGGACCTGGCTCGTGCCTGATGAGGTCTTTGCTGCCTCGATTGAGCGTCTGGAAAGCTGGGCCACCAATCGCTACGGCGCCAGGTACACGACGCCGCGCCCCATGAGCCATCAGTTCATCATCAGCCGCGCGCGGCGATAA
- a CDS encoding (Fe-S)-binding protein, whose product MNFSPAGGLAGTIIFAIIMVTAFVIFGLETRRLIALMLLGRPENRFDHLGQRVGHFVSMVLGQRGVLRDPIPGLAHFFTFWGFIIISLGTLNLWFGAFNGAVPLLGGNPVFNAFVDVFTLLVFIAIIVFSIRRFIVRPRQLESNLHSWKDGAIILGLITLILVSVALYDVFLYRATDPHEWSLFGAWFSGATAGLSVGAAQAWAHVFYWAHVLTVFFFLCYLPVSKHLHLMATPFNVFFKNYGPKAMLPIIPNLEEREDYGVKSFEQFTWKQLLDGYACTECGRCNSVCPALATDKPLWPKEIITGVREVMMHSDKTPLIPASVPVLGKLKLGAMREVGETTETQGPMVGGVIKEESLWACTNCGACVEVCPVNIEHVVKIDDMRRYLVMEESSLPSEVTSLFNNLERNQNPWEMRNDTRGEWAASLGVPTLAEDPDVDVLYWVGCMASFDDRNKKVATALAKVLKAANVKFGILAQEENCTGDPARRIGNEYLWQMLAQQNVETLNSYGFNTRLARFDAEKAQSNGNGSSSNGADAAGVSGGQPKFRTIITACPHCFNTIKNEYPQLGGAFEVVHHSVFIERLIESGQLKLPVGFDTRKLTYHDPCFLGRWNDVYDEPRRVLNVINATGVEEMRRNRNKSFCCGGGGGRVWMEEKIGKRINQTRVQEALETGADTLAAACPFCITMFEDGIKGVEAEERFKVMDMAEILAEALEKAPTTTAAS is encoded by the coding sequence ATGAACTTTTCTCCCGCCGGTGGCCTGGCCGGGACGATTATCTTTGCGATCATCATGGTGACAGCCTTCGTCATTTTCGGGCTGGAGACGCGCCGCCTGATCGCGCTGATGCTGCTGGGCCGCCCGGAAAACCGCTTTGACCACCTGGGCCAGCGCGTCGGCCACTTCGTCTCGATGGTGCTGGGCCAGCGCGGAGTCCTGCGCGATCCCATCCCTGGCCTGGCCCACTTCTTCACCTTCTGGGGCTTTATCATCATCTCGCTGGGGACGCTCAACCTCTGGTTTGGCGCATTTAACGGGGCCGTTCCGCTGCTCGGCGGCAATCCCGTTTTCAACGCTTTCGTGGATGTCTTCACGCTGCTGGTCTTCATCGCTATCATCGTCTTTTCGATCCGGCGCTTCATCGTCCGCCCCAGGCAGCTTGAAAGCAATCTGCATAGCTGGAAAGACGGCGCGATCATCCTGGGGCTGATTACGCTGATTCTGGTTTCCGTCGCGCTCTATGATGTCTTTCTCTATCGCGCCACCGACCCGCACGAATGGTCGCTCTTTGGCGCGTGGTTCAGCGGCGCTACCGCCGGGCTGAGCGTTGGCGCGGCGCAGGCATGGGCGCATGTCTTCTATTGGGCACATGTGCTGACCGTCTTCTTCTTCCTCTGCTATCTGCCGGTTTCCAAGCACCTGCACCTGATGGCGACGCCGTTCAACGTCTTCTTCAAGAACTATGGGCCGAAGGCCATGCTGCCGATCATCCCCAACCTGGAAGAGCGCGAAGACTACGGCGTCAAGTCCTTCGAGCAGTTCACCTGGAAGCAACTGCTGGATGGCTACGCCTGCACCGAATGCGGGCGCTGCAACAGTGTCTGCCCGGCGCTGGCAACCGACAAGCCGCTCTGGCCCAAAGAGATCATTACCGGCGTGCGCGAGGTGATGATGCACTCGGACAAAACGCCGCTGATTCCGGCCAGCGTGCCGGTCCTGGGCAAGCTGAAGCTGGGGGCGATGCGAGAGGTGGGCGAGACGACGGAAACGCAGGGGCCAATGGTCGGCGGCGTCATCAAGGAAGAGTCGCTGTGGGCCTGCACCAACTGCGGCGCGTGCGTGGAAGTCTGCCCGGTCAACATCGAACATGTCGTCAAGATTGACGATATGCGCCGCTATCTGGTGATGGAAGAGAGCAGCTTACCCAGCGAAGTGACCTCGCTCTTTAACAATCTGGAGCGCAACCAGAACCCCTGGGAGATGCGCAACGACACGCGCGGCGAATGGGCGGCGTCGCTGGGCGTCCCCACGCTGGCCGAAGACCCCGATGTTGATGTCCTTTACTGGGTCGGCTGCATGGCTTCCTTCGATGACCGCAACAAAAAGGTGGCGACGGCGCTGGCAAAGGTGCTGAAGGCTGCGAACGTCAAGTTTGGCATTCTGGCGCAGGAAGAGAACTGCACCGGCGATCCGGCGCGGCGCATCGGCAACGAATATCTCTGGCAGATGCTCGCCCAGCAGAACGTCGAGACGCTGAACAGCTACGGCTTCAATACACGCCTGGCGAGATTCGACGCCGAGAAGGCACAGAGCAACGGCAATGGATCATCCAGCAATGGCGCTGACGCTGCTGGCGTCAGCGGCGGCCAGCCGAAGTTCCGCACGATCATTACCGCCTGCCCGCACTGCTTCAACACGATCAAGAACGAGTATCCGCAGCTTGGCGGCGCCTTCGAGGTCGTGCATCACTCCGTCTTCATCGAGCGCCTGATTGAATCGGGCCAGTTGAAGCTGCCGGTGGGCTTCGATACGCGCAAGCTGACCTATCACGACCCCTGCTTCCTGGGACGCTGGAACGATGTCTATGACGAGCCGCGCAGGGTACTGAACGTTATCAACGCGACGGGCGTCGAGGAGATGCGCCGCAACCGCAACAAGAGCTTCTGCTGCGGCGGCGGCGGCGGGCGCGTCTGGATGGAAGAGAAGATCGGCAAGCGCATCAATCAGACCCGCGTACAGGAGGCGCTGGAGACCGGCGCGGATACGCTGGCCGCCGCCTGCCCCTTCTGCATCACGATGTTTGAGGACGGCATCAAAGGCGTGGAGGCCGAGGAGCGCTTCAAGGTCATGGATATGGCCGAGATTCTGGCCGAGGCGCTGGAGAAAGCGCCCACAACGACAGCAGCCTCATAA
- a CDS encoding MFS transporter, with product MGQQTAQHPAPGAPAPPPPRPTAGGLTCAALGAHVIPQPSLPPPPAPPLEERANKWAIFALAAMGAFMTTLDSSIVNISLPSISRAFGVSLNGAVEWVIIGYLVVIAAALLTAGRLADMIGRKPIFIMGIAIFTLGSVICGAAPSLGILIAARGFQGLGGALLFSVNLAMLTHAFPANERGRALGLNAVVVALGISVGPTLGGIITEYLTWRWIFYINVPIGIIVCGAALFVLKEPLHRGQGRFDPAGAILLAIGMAALILGLSFGQEWGWTSLRFIASVLIGALALAAAILVERRIKTPILDLNLLKNRVFVSANISFILSMLALFAVGFLLPFYFEELKGYSALEAGLLLTPFSLTLGVVAPISGALADRIGSRWLAPIGLAIACIGLGLLSQLDAQSSVWDIIWRLSVTGVGQGIFQAPNTRAIMGAAPPNEQGTASGILSTGRVIGQSLSVALAGAIFVSLGGAAAGTILATQQQTLSPASVSALQATFVSSFRAAMLACAGLAILGVFTALMRGNEMPGRKEQEKP from the coding sequence ATGGGGCAGCAAACTGCTCAACACCCAGCGCCGGGTGCGCCCGCGCCACCTCCGCCGCGCCCCACGGCAGGGGGTCTTACATGCGCTGCGCTCGGCGCGCATGTCATCCCGCAGCCCTCCCTACCACCCCCGCCGGCCCCTCCTTTGGAGGAGCGCGCCAATAAATGGGCAATCTTTGCGCTCGCGGCAATGGGCGCCTTCATGACCACGCTCGATAGCTCTATCGTTAACATCAGCCTGCCCTCTATCTCGCGCGCCTTTGGGGTATCGCTCAATGGCGCTGTTGAGTGGGTGATTATCGGTTATCTGGTGGTGATCGCGGCGGCGCTGCTTACTGCCGGACGGCTGGCCGATATGATCGGACGCAAGCCGATCTTTATCATGGGTATCGCTATTTTCACGCTTGGCTCGGTTATTTGCGGCGCGGCCCCTTCGTTGGGCATCCTCATCGCTGCTCGTGGATTTCAGGGCCTGGGCGGCGCGCTGCTCTTCTCGGTCAACCTTGCCATGCTGACCCATGCCTTCCCGGCCAATGAGCGCGGGCGGGCGCTCGGCCTCAATGCCGTCGTGGTTGCCCTGGGGATCAGCGTCGGCCCCACGCTGGGTGGCATCATCACGGAGTATCTGACCTGGCGCTGGATATTCTACATCAACGTCCCCATTGGCATCATCGTCTGCGGCGCCGCGTTATTCGTTCTCAAGGAGCCGCTCCATCGTGGGCAGGGACGGTTTGACCCGGCGGGCGCCATCCTGCTGGCAATTGGCATGGCTGCGCTTATCCTGGGACTCTCGTTCGGCCAGGAATGGGGCTGGACTTCGCTGCGCTTCATTGCCTCAGTGCTGATTGGCGCATTAGCCCTGGCAGCCGCTATCCTGGTCGAACGGCGCATCAAAACCCCCATTCTGGACCTCAACCTGCTGAAGAATCGTGTCTTCGTCTCGGCCAACATCAGCTTTATACTGTCCATGCTCGCCCTTTTTGCTGTAGGCTTTCTCCTGCCCTTCTATTTCGAGGAACTCAAGGGGTACAGTGCCCTGGAGGCAGGGCTGCTGCTGACGCCTTTCTCGTTAACCCTCGGCGTCGTCGCCCCGATCAGCGGCGCGCTCGCAGACCGCATCGGTTCCCGCTGGCTGGCGCCTATCGGGCTGGCAATTGCCTGCATCGGGCTGGGCCTGCTCAGCCAGCTTGACGCTCAGAGTTCGGTCTGGGATATTATCTGGCGGCTGAGTGTCACTGGCGTTGGTCAGGGCATCTTTCAAGCGCCGAATACCAGGGCGATCATGGGGGCTGCGCCGCCCAACGAACAGGGCACAGCATCGGGCATTCTGTCAACCGGGCGCGTGATCGGGCAGAGCCTGAGCGTGGCGCTGGCGGGCGCGATATTTGTCAGCCTTGGCGGCGCAGCGGCAGGAACCATCCTGGCGACTCAGCAGCAAACGCTCTCGCCCGCCAGTGTGAGCGCACTGCAAGCGACCTTCGTAAGCAGTTTTCGCGCTGCTATGCTGGCCTGCGCGGGCCTGGCAATCCTTGGCGTCTTCACTGCCCTGATGCGCGGCAATGAAATGCCCGGCAGGAAGGAGCAGGAAAAGCCCTGA
- a CDS encoding threonine/serine dehydratase, which produces MAYETELTPTSIAAAAQRLRGRVLHTPLELSEALSEASGASAYLKHENLQRTGSFKLRGALNRLFTLGERERAAGVVAASAGNHALGLAEAARLLGVRATLIVPKSGSPAKIAALRRYPPENVELLVEGADYDEAEALAIGLARQTNRRFVSAYNDPQIIAGQGSIGVEILEDLPGVEVVLVPAGGGGIMIGIGLWAKTINPKIQVVGVQSTASPQMRAAFDAGRLVTVPVLDSLADGLSGNIEPGSPMYELARQYVDEIVLVEEREIAQAMAWYIEQHHLIVEGSGAVVLAALLNQRIADIGGKTVAAVLTGRNVSSERLKALL; this is translated from the coding sequence ATGGCCTACGAAACAGAATTAACGCCGACAAGCATCGCGGCGGCGGCGCAGCGGCTGAGAGGTCGCGTGCTGCATACGCCGCTGGAGCTTTCAGAGGCGCTTTCGGAAGCGAGTGGGGCCAGCGCCTATCTAAAGCACGAAAACCTTCAGCGCACCGGCAGCTTTAAGCTTCGCGGCGCGCTGAACCGGCTGTTTACGCTTGGCGAGCGCGAGCGCGCCGCAGGTGTTGTCGCCGCTTCGGCTGGCAACCACGCCCTGGGCCTCGCCGAAGCGGCGCGCCTGCTGGGCGTGCGCGCCACGCTGATCGTGCCGAAAAGCGGGTCGCCCGCCAAGATTGCCGCGCTGCGCCGCTATCCGCCAGAGAACGTCGAACTGCTGGTGGAAGGCGCTGATTACGACGAAGCAGAGGCGCTGGCGATTGGTCTGGCGCGCCAGACCAATCGCCGCTTTGTCTCGGCATATAATGATCCGCAGATTATAGCCGGGCAGGGCAGCATTGGCGTAGAGATTTTGGAAGACCTGCCCGGCGTGGAGGTCGTGCTTGTGCCTGCCGGTGGGGGCGGCATCATGATCGGCATCGGACTCTGGGCCAAAACCATCAACCCCAAGATTCAGGTGGTTGGTGTACAGTCAACGGCTTCGCCACAGATGCGCGCGGCTTTTGACGCGGGGCGTCTGGTCACAGTGCCGGTATTGGATTCACTCGCTGATGGCCTGTCGGGCAACATCGAACCGGGATCGCCCATGTATGAACTGGCCCGCCAGTATGTAGATGAGATCGTGCTGGTCGAGGAGCGCGAAATTGCTCAGGCGATGGCCTGGTATATCGAGCAGCATCACCTGATTGTGGAAGGCTCAGGAGCCGTCGTCCTGGCTGCGCTGCTCAATCAGCGTATCGCCGACATCGGAGGCAAGACGGTTGCGGCTGTGCTGACTGGTCGCAACGTCTCCAGTGAACGCTTGAAGGCGCTGCTCTAG